Proteins co-encoded in one Deltaproteobacteria bacterium genomic window:
- a CDS encoding molybdenum cofactor biosynthesis protein MoaE, whose amino-acid sequence MFEIVTHAIALGPLLAAVSDPAAGAVVTFLGTTRNENEGRRVTELEYEAYPEMAVAELCKIGDTAKARWPIHAIAIVHRIGVVPIGEASVAIAVSAGHRAAAFEACRFAIDRLKEVVPIWKKEHFEGGEVWIGSQTGQRF is encoded by the coding sequence ATGTTTGAGATCGTGACCCACGCGATCGCTCTGGGGCCGCTGCTCGCCGCGGTCAGTGATCCGGCCGCGGGTGCTGTGGTGACGTTTCTCGGCACCACGCGCAACGAGAACGAGGGGCGGCGGGTGACGGAGCTGGAGTACGAAGCTTATCCGGAGATGGCGGTGGCCGAGTTGTGCAAGATCGGCGATACTGCCAAAGCCCGCTGGCCGATCCACGCCATCGCCATCGTGCACCGCATCGGGGTCGTGCCTATCGGCGAGGCTAGCGTCGCCATTGCGGTTTCCGCCGGGCACCGAGCCGCCGCCTTCGAGGCCTGCCGCTTCGCCATCGACCGGCTCAAGGAAGTGGTGCCGATCTGGAAGAAAGAGCACTTCGAGGGCGGCGAGGTCTGGATCGGCTCGCAGACCGGCCAGCGCTTTTGA
- the moaD gene encoding molybdopterin converting factor subunit 1 has translation MEIRLRFFASIREKLHRSEAVCAVPAGITVGALLEQLCRDYPPLAEVRRSLSIAVNREYVDHDHPLADHDEVALIPPVSGGCHV, from the coding sequence ATGGAAATCCGCCTGCGCTTCTTCGCCTCGATTCGCGAGAAACTGCACCGCAGCGAAGCGGTGTGCGCCGTGCCCGCGGGTATCACCGTCGGCGCGCTACTCGAGCAGCTATGCCGCGATTATCCGCCGCTCGCCGAGGTGCGCCGCTCGCTCTCGATCGCCGTCAACCGCGAATACGTTGACCACGATCACCCGCTCGCCGACCACGACGAGGTGGCGCTGATTCCGCCCGTCAGCGGAGGCTGTCATGTTTGA